The following proteins are co-located in the Rhodococcus opacus B4 genome:
- a CDS encoding SLC13 family permease, translated as MVYAISIVALIAIFTVATLTPINMGILAFAGAFVIGGWVSGIPVEDIIDAFPGSTFIIVGGITLLFAIAKANGTIDLVIEASLRLVRGRRWAILWMMFLLSGLLMALGSVLAVGMLAPIAMPLAAKNKINPFLMGMVISHGALACAFSPINLYGAFINGLMDSTGVGANPLILFALPFVLNLAIAIVLFLIYGLDLIGRRTPRHAGETSDGGGFGGSSRRPSGGVAPGSGPGGNTATLTDREVIEEALSHEGLKPVSMNKYRFATLAGIGFLVVGSVAFGIDVGVSSICISAVLLLMAPKSHPKVIDNVAWPAVVLVCGMLTYMAVMTQNGTLDFLGDAASALGSPLLTALILCYAVAIISAFGSSIGTLGIALPLAAPMLAMGEVGAVGFVAALAFSATVVDVSPFSTNGVMVLANAQVEDKARFQRKMLAYCGLIVLSAPMFVWALVVVPTSV; from the coding sequence ATGGTCTACGCAATCTCCATCGTCGCTCTGATCGCGATCTTCACAGTGGCGACCCTCACCCCGATCAACATGGGCATTCTCGCGTTCGCCGGTGCATTCGTCATCGGCGGCTGGGTGTCCGGGATCCCGGTCGAGGACATCATCGACGCGTTCCCCGGCAGCACGTTCATCATCGTCGGCGGCATCACGCTGCTGTTCGCCATCGCGAAGGCGAACGGGACCATCGACCTCGTCATCGAGGCCTCGCTCCGACTCGTGCGCGGCAGGCGGTGGGCGATCCTGTGGATGATGTTCCTGCTGTCCGGGCTGCTGATGGCGCTCGGGTCCGTGCTCGCGGTGGGCATGCTCGCCCCCATCGCGATGCCCCTCGCGGCCAAGAACAAGATCAACCCGTTCCTGATGGGCATGGTCATCAGCCACGGCGCACTGGCCTGCGCGTTCTCGCCCATCAACCTCTACGGCGCGTTCATCAACGGACTGATGGACTCCACCGGCGTGGGCGCGAACCCGCTGATCCTGTTCGCTCTCCCGTTCGTTCTGAACCTGGCCATCGCGATCGTGCTGTTCCTGATCTACGGCCTCGACCTGATCGGGCGCCGCACACCTCGCCACGCCGGGGAGACATCCGATGGCGGCGGCTTCGGCGGTTCCTCGCGCCGGCCGTCGGGTGGCGTCGCTCCGGGCAGTGGTCCGGGCGGGAACACCGCGACGCTCACCGACCGCGAGGTCATCGAGGAGGCATTGAGTCACGAGGGCCTGAAGCCGGTGTCGATGAACAAGTACCGGTTCGCGACACTCGCGGGCATCGGGTTCCTCGTCGTCGGGTCGGTCGCGTTCGGCATCGACGTCGGCGTCAGCTCGATCTGCATCAGCGCGGTCCTGCTGCTGATGGCGCCGAAATCCCACCCCAAGGTCATCGACAACGTGGCATGGCCGGCCGTGGTGCTCGTGTGCGGGATGCTCACCTACATGGCGGTGATGACGCAGAACGGCACGCTCGACTTCCTCGGCGACGCGGCGTCGGCTCTCGGATCGCCGTTGCTGACCGCGTTGATTCTCTGCTATGCGGTCGCGATCATCTCCGCGTTCGGGTCGTCGATCGGCACCCTCGGCATCGCGTTGCCTCTCGCCGCGCCGATGCTCGCGATGGGGGAGGTGGGCGCCGTGGGATTCGTCGCCGCCCTGGCGTTCTCCGCGACGGTGGTCGACGTCAGCCCGTTCTCGACGAACGGCGTGATGGTCCTCGCCAACGCACAGGTCGAGGACAAGGCGCGGTTCCAGCGCAAGATGCTCGCCTACTGCGGCCTGATCGTGCTGTCGGCCCCCATGTTCGTCTGGGCACTGGTCGTCGTGCCGACGTCCGTGTAG
- a CDS encoding SulP family inorganic anion transporter has translation MSSILENEKAPPSGAPAPGPTRGERWRDNARYDLPASLVVFLVALPLSLGIAIASDAPIMAGLIAAIVGGVVAGSIGGSPLQVSGPAAGLTVVVAELVATFGWKATCAITVAAGFLQIIFGLSRIARAALAIAPVVVHAMLAGIGITIALQQIHVLLGGSSHSSTVENITQLPGQLTSARYGDVLVGAVVIAVLLFWKKIPGKLRVLPGPLVAVVAATVLSLVLPFDLDRITLDGSLFDAVALPSMPEGPWLAVATGVLTVALIASVESLLSAVAVDKMHGGARSEFNRELVGQGSANMISGLIGGLPVTGVIVRSTTNVAAGAKTRASAVLHGVWILVFAALLTTLVEQIPMAALAGLLIVIGIQLVKLAHLRTARRTGDLWVYGVTVAGVVFLNLLEGVIIGLALAVILLLWRVIHPRMRAEPVGSEDSGRWRVIVEGSCSFLSMPALTGLLAKIPEGAHVTVELAVDFLDHAMFEAIDDWKRHYENNGGTVVIDALGPVDMDAVGASPPRRGVGVASPRGFAPWKSWQPRHHDTGENTTPAALRPVLAGVSEYHRRNAAHLQPHLDDLHHGQRPDSLFLTCSDSRIVPNVITSSGPGDLFTVRNVGNLVPTGKQDVSVEAGLAFALDELEVSSVIVCGHSGCGAMKAVLAEAPEGTDGAENAVGQWLTFAQPSRKAFLSGHPVARAAAELGFDEVDQLGMVNVAVQVQTLGRHPLVGAAAAEGRVRVAGMFFDIPSARVLEITSTGVSYLDHVAT, from the coding sequence ATGTCGTCGATCCTCGAGAACGAGAAAGCACCCCCATCCGGTGCCCCCGCCCCCGGACCGACCCGCGGCGAAAGGTGGCGAGACAACGCGCGATACGACCTACCCGCATCGCTCGTCGTCTTCCTCGTCGCCCTGCCACTGTCGCTCGGTATCGCCATCGCGTCCGACGCCCCGATCATGGCGGGGCTCATCGCGGCGATCGTCGGCGGTGTGGTGGCCGGATCGATCGGTGGCTCACCGCTCCAGGTGAGCGGGCCCGCCGCCGGATTGACCGTGGTGGTAGCAGAATTGGTCGCCACCTTCGGCTGGAAGGCCACCTGCGCGATCACCGTCGCCGCCGGATTCCTTCAAATCATCTTCGGGCTCAGTAGAATTGCCCGTGCCGCCCTGGCCATCGCACCGGTCGTCGTCCACGCCATGCTCGCCGGCATCGGAATCACGATCGCCCTCCAGCAGATTCACGTCCTCCTCGGCGGCAGCTCGCACAGCTCGACCGTCGAGAACATCACCCAGCTGCCCGGGCAGCTGACGTCCGCCCGGTACGGCGACGTCCTCGTGGGCGCGGTGGTCATCGCCGTCCTGCTGTTCTGGAAGAAGATTCCCGGCAAGCTCCGGGTGCTCCCGGGGCCGCTGGTCGCCGTCGTCGCCGCCACCGTTCTGTCTCTCGTCCTCCCGTTCGACCTCGATCGAATCACGTTGGACGGCTCGCTGTTCGACGCCGTGGCGCTGCCCTCGATGCCGGAGGGACCGTGGCTCGCCGTGGCCACCGGTGTCCTCACGGTCGCGCTGATCGCCAGCGTCGAGAGCCTGCTGTCTGCGGTCGCCGTCGACAAGATGCACGGCGGGGCCCGGTCGGAGTTCAATCGGGAACTCGTCGGGCAGGGCTCGGCCAACATGATCTCGGGTCTCATCGGTGGCCTGCCGGTCACGGGCGTGATCGTGCGCAGCACCACCAACGTCGCCGCCGGGGCGAAGACCCGGGCGTCCGCCGTGCTGCACGGCGTGTGGATTCTCGTCTTCGCCGCACTGCTCACCACGCTGGTCGAGCAGATCCCGATGGCCGCGCTCGCCGGACTGCTCATCGTGATCGGCATCCAGCTCGTCAAACTGGCGCACCTGCGCACGGCCCGCCGCACCGGCGACCTGTGGGTGTACGGCGTCACGGTGGCCGGTGTGGTCTTCCTGAACCTGCTCGAGGGCGTGATCATCGGTCTCGCACTCGCGGTGATCCTGCTGCTGTGGCGGGTCATCCACCCCAGGATGCGGGCCGAACCGGTCGGCTCCGAGGACTCCGGGCGGTGGCGCGTGATCGTCGAGGGGTCGTGCAGCTTCCTGTCCATGCCCGCACTGACCGGACTGCTCGCGAAGATTCCCGAGGGTGCACACGTCACCGTGGAACTGGCGGTCGACTTCCTCGACCACGCCATGTTCGAAGCGATCGACGACTGGAAGCGGCACTACGAGAACAACGGCGGAACCGTCGTGATCGACGCGCTCGGCCCCGTCGACATGGACGCCGTCGGTGCGTCGCCGCCCCGGCGCGGCGTCGGAGTGGCGAGCCCCCGCGGGTTCGCCCCGTGGAAGAGCTGGCAGCCGCGGCACCACGACACCGGGGAGAACACCACCCCGGCGGCGCTGCGACCCGTCCTCGCGGGAGTGTCGGAGTACCACCGGCGCAATGCGGCTCACCTGCAGCCGCACCTCGACGATCTGCACCACGGGCAGCGCCCCGACTCGCTGTTCCTCACCTGCTCCGATTCACGCATCGTGCCGAACGTGATCACGAGCAGCGGTCCCGGCGACCTCTTCACGGTGCGCAACGTGGGCAACCTGGTCCCGACCGGGAAGCAGGACGTGTCCGTCGAAGCGGGCCTGGCCTTCGCCCTCGACGAACTCGAGGTCAGCTCGGTGATCGTGTGCGGCCACTCCGGCTGCGGCGCGATGAAGGCCGTCCTGGCAGAGGCGCCGGAGGGCACCGACGGAGCCGAGAACGCCGTCGGACAGTGGCTGACGTTCGCGCAGCCGAGCCGGAAGGCGTTCCTCAGCGGTCACCCGGTTGCGCGTGCGGCGGCAGAATTGGGGTTCGACGAGGTCGACCAGCTGGGCATGGTGAATGTGGCGGTCCAGGTGCAAACCCTCGGGCGCCATCCCCTCGTCGGCGCGGCGGCGGCCGAGGGCCGAGTCCGCGTCGCGGGAATGTTCTTCGACATTCCGTCCGCGCGCGTACTCGAGATCACCTCGACCGGGGTGTCCTACCTGGACCACGTCGCCACGTGA
- a CDS encoding S1 family peptidase encodes MLKRFAAVVAATAGILGFVAAGTATAAPAAVLGGGSGIVVNDELVCSLTTIGHDNAGRLVGLTAGHCGEVGSYVVPEASQDSGIVGEFVISNPALDYAVIQFDPAKVVPVNRVGGVTITRIGAPAAFPQVACKEGRTTGNTCGIVYGDLMQTGETWTQACVIEGDSGAPMVVGTTLVAMVNAYLAAPCIGPEIGTNLNSIVNDMNANAGPGAGFRPI; translated from the coding sequence ATGTTGAAACGATTCGCGGCGGTTGTTGCGGCGACAGCGGGAATTCTGGGATTCGTTGCGGCAGGGACCGCGACAGCAGCTCCGGCCGCCGTGCTGGGGGGCGGTTCGGGGATCGTGGTGAACGACGAACTCGTCTGTTCACTCACCACCATCGGACACGACAACGCGGGCCGGCTCGTCGGTCTGACGGCGGGACACTGCGGTGAGGTCGGCTCGTACGTGGTGCCCGAGGCCAGTCAGGACAGCGGCATCGTCGGCGAGTTCGTCATCTCCAACCCCGCGCTCGACTACGCGGTGATCCAGTTCGATCCGGCGAAGGTCGTCCCGGTCAACCGGGTCGGCGGCGTCACCATCACCCGGATCGGCGCACCGGCAGCCTTCCCGCAGGTGGCGTGCAAGGAAGGCCGGACCACGGGCAACACCTGCGGCATCGTCTACGGCGACCTCATGCAGACGGGGGAGACGTGGACCCAGGCCTGTGTGATCGAGGGTGACTCGGGCGCACCGATGGTCGTCGGCACCACCCTCGTCGCCATGGTCAACGCCTACCTCGCGGCCCCGTGCATCGGCCCGGAGATCGGCACCAACCTCAACTCGATCGTCAACGACATGAACGCGAACGCCGGTCCCGGTGCCGGGTTCCGGCCCATCTAG
- a CDS encoding TetR/AcrR family transcriptional regulator codes for MQMSEQDPRRQRSRARLLDAATTLLAKGGTDAVTIDAVTKLAKVARATLYRHFDNGTELVAAAFGRLIPPAPTVLADGDLRDRLVELMVSQASLIESAPMNVTAMCWLGMGPALDDYSSADAVDADKPELRTLRQTIVAQYRAAFDQVFGTPEAAERLGEFDYDLALAQLIGPLVFTRLATLTPLGRAACEQIVDDFLAARDAQVEAGAGPPALREIPPAQAL; via the coding sequence GTGCAGATGAGTGAGCAGGATCCCCGCAGGCAGCGCTCCCGGGCGCGGCTTCTCGACGCCGCGACAACTCTCCTCGCGAAGGGCGGCACGGACGCCGTCACCATCGACGCCGTCACCAAGCTGGCGAAGGTGGCTCGTGCCACGCTCTACCGACACTTCGACAACGGCACCGAACTGGTGGCCGCGGCGTTCGGGCGGCTGATTCCGCCCGCCCCCACGGTGCTCGCGGACGGCGACCTCCGGGACCGGCTGGTCGAACTGATGGTCAGTCAGGCGTCGCTCATCGAGAGCGCCCCGATGAACGTGACCGCGATGTGCTGGCTCGGCATGGGCCCCGCGCTGGACGACTATTCGAGCGCGGACGCCGTCGACGCGGACAAACCGGAACTGCGGACGCTGCGGCAGACGATCGTCGCGCAGTACCGGGCGGCGTTCGACCAGGTCTTCGGCACACCCGAGGCGGCGGAACGCCTCGGCGAATTCGACTACGACCTCGCCCTCGCCCAGCTCATCGGACCGCTCGTCTTCACCCGGCTCGCCACCCTCACCCCGCTCGGACGCGCCGCGTGTGAGCAGATCGTCGACGACTTCCTCGCCGCCCGCGACGCGCAGGTCGAAGCCGGTGCCGGCCCACCCGCGCTACGCGAGATACCGCCTGCTCAGGCGTTATGA
- a CDS encoding AurF N-oxygenase family protein, with the protein MTASIVVSDREETAQRLLASSARKSYDPMVEVDWEAPIPDDKFGLTPEWSTLYGTALWDEMTEEQKIELTKHEAASVSSVGLWFEILLMQMLLRDVYGRDKHSRHVQFALTEVADECRHSVMFARAGERLNMPSYGPHPVIHKLGRIWGGFFRGANAYASVMAAEEILDMMQRDFMKDERVQPITRTVSKIHVLEEARHIRFAREEVGRRIQGASWARLQIERLNTAAVVYFVMKSMIRKEVYENAGLDPKRAAAEAKSNQHYKDTVRTSGSKLMQFLDGVGLVGGPSKRLYKRVHLL; encoded by the coding sequence ATGACCGCATCGATCGTCGTCTCCGACCGCGAAGAGACCGCCCAGCGCCTGCTGGCGTCGTCGGCACGCAAGTCCTACGACCCGATGGTCGAGGTCGACTGGGAAGCACCGATTCCCGACGACAAGTTCGGTCTCACCCCCGAATGGAGCACGCTCTACGGCACGGCCCTGTGGGACGAGATGACCGAAGAGCAGAAGATCGAACTCACCAAGCACGAGGCCGCCAGCGTCTCCAGCGTCGGGCTGTGGTTCGAGATCCTCCTCATGCAGATGCTCCTGCGCGACGTGTACGGCCGCGACAAGCACTCCCGCCACGTCCAGTTCGCCCTCACGGAGGTCGCGGACGAATGCCGCCACTCGGTGATGTTCGCCCGCGCGGGCGAACGCCTGAACATGCCGAGCTACGGCCCGCACCCGGTGATCCACAAGCTCGGCCGCATCTGGGGCGGCTTCTTCCGGGGAGCCAACGCGTACGCCAGCGTCATGGCCGCCGAGGAGATCCTCGACATGATGCAGCGCGACTTCATGAAGGACGAGCGCGTCCAGCCCATCACCCGCACGGTGAGCAAGATCCACGTCCTCGAAGAGGCCCGCCACATCCGCTTCGCCCGCGAAGAGGTCGGCCGGCGCATCCAGGGCGCCAGCTGGGCCCGCCTCCAGATCGAGCGCCTCAACACCGCCGCGGTCGTGTACTTCGTGATGAAGAGCATGATCCGCAAGGAGGTCTACGAGAACGCCGGCCTCGACCCGAAGCGGGCCGCCGCCGAGGCCAAGAGCAACCAGCACTACAAGGACACCGTCCGGACGTCCGGTTCCAAGTTGATGCAGTTCCTCGATGGCGTCGGCCTCGTCGGCGGCCCGTCGAAGCGCCTCTACAAGAGGGTCCATCTCCTCTGA
- a CDS encoding MFS transporter: MRSRDPQDIATGWTFRQIWMLTVSCCAVALVVAAMAALNTALPDLARDTGATQRQLTWIVDGYTLTLAALLLPAGALGDRYGRRGLLMIGLLIFGASTAIPLVNDAPEWIIGSRAMAGVGAALVMPATLSLLTAGFPAAHRGRAVGIWSGVAGSGAIAGLLVSGFLLEKWSWHAIFIGLTVVSALIFVTGFTISSSRESERPPLDLPGTGLIAAAVGLFVLGTIEAPQRGWLDPAVLGLLVGGLAAAAAFALVELRRKHPLLDVRLFANRAFGSGSMSLLLQFLASLGLFFLLVQYLQLVLNYSPLQSALALAPLAVPVVAMSAVMPMLVPHVGLRPLLASGSALLGLGILLLVRLDAHSSYAEVCGPLIVAAFGIGLCTAPATAAIVQNTPDEKQGVASAVNDTAREIGSAIGVALAGSVLAAGYGRHVQPAVDAVPEVAKEPVSSSLAAALQVADVAGPQGEQLATFARDSFLKGFDEASVVLACVLFAASLLLAVWAPGRKGSTPKAESPKELADVD, translated from the coding sequence GTGCGCTCGCGGGACCCGCAGGACATCGCCACCGGCTGGACGTTCCGGCAGATCTGGATGCTCACGGTCTCGTGCTGCGCCGTCGCCCTCGTGGTCGCGGCGATGGCGGCCCTCAACACCGCGCTCCCCGACCTCGCCCGCGACACAGGTGCGACACAGCGCCAGCTGACGTGGATCGTCGACGGCTACACCCTCACCCTGGCCGCCCTGCTGCTTCCGGCAGGCGCGCTCGGCGACCGGTACGGCAGGCGCGGGCTGCTCATGATCGGACTGCTGATCTTCGGCGCCTCCACTGCGATCCCCCTGGTCAACGACGCCCCCGAGTGGATCATCGGTTCCCGGGCAATGGCCGGCGTCGGCGCCGCCCTCGTCATGCCTGCCACGTTGTCGCTGCTCACCGCCGGTTTTCCGGCCGCGCACCGGGGCCGGGCCGTGGGCATCTGGTCGGGCGTCGCCGGTTCCGGTGCGATCGCCGGCCTGCTGGTCTCCGGATTCCTGCTCGAGAAGTGGTCGTGGCACGCCATCTTCATCGGCCTCACCGTGGTGTCCGCGCTGATCTTCGTCACCGGCTTCACCATCTCCTCGTCCCGGGAGTCGGAGCGCCCACCGCTGGACCTGCCCGGCACCGGGCTGATTGCCGCAGCGGTCGGCCTGTTCGTCCTGGGAACCATCGAGGCACCGCAGCGCGGCTGGCTGGATCCCGCCGTGCTCGGATTGCTCGTCGGCGGCCTCGCCGCCGCGGCCGCGTTCGCCCTCGTGGAACTCCGCAGAAAACACCCCCTGCTCGACGTCCGGCTGTTCGCCAACCGCGCCTTCGGCTCGGGGTCGATGTCGCTGCTCCTCCAATTCCTGGCCTCGCTCGGCCTGTTCTTCCTGCTCGTTCAGTACCTCCAACTGGTACTGAACTACTCCCCCCTGCAATCGGCGCTCGCGCTCGCCCCGCTCGCCGTGCCTGTGGTGGCGATGTCCGCGGTCATGCCGATGCTCGTCCCGCACGTCGGGCTCCGGCCGCTGCTCGCGTCCGGCTCCGCGCTGCTCGGCCTGGGCATTCTCCTGCTCGTGCGGCTCGACGCGCACTCGAGTTACGCGGAGGTGTGCGGTCCGCTGATCGTGGCCGCGTTCGGTATCGGACTGTGCACGGCGCCCGCGACGGCGGCCATCGTGCAGAACACTCCCGACGAGAAGCAGGGTGTCGCGTCGGCCGTCAACGACACCGCGCGTGAGATCGGTTCGGCCATCGGGGTCGCACTCGCGGGCAGCGTCCTGGCCGCGGGTTACGGCCGACACGTGCAGCCCGCGGTCGACGCCGTTCCGGAGGTCGCGAAGGAGCCGGTATCGAGTTCGCTGGCGGCGGCACTGCAGGTCGCCGACGTGGCGGGCCCGCAGGGTGAGCAGTTGGCGACGTTCGCCCGGGATTCGTTCCTGAAGGGCTTCGACGAGGCGTCCGTCGTGCTGGCCTGCGTGCTGTTCGCGGCGTCTCTGCTGCTCGCGGTGTGGGCGCCCGGGCGGAAGGGTTCCACCCCGAAGGCGGAATCGCCGAAGGAACTGGCCGACGTCGACTGA
- a CDS encoding adenylate/guanylate cyclase domain-containing protein: MTSEAPENDEAATPAEISPTLLRDVQADLEESLLGGPRRYTRAEIADVAGVSLERADRLWVSMGFAVDIDPDSVMFTEGDAAALRTMASLVDRGIISPEREVAAARALGQSLSRLAEWQVSLISTHIVDQLAGSADSDEQEIREQVRGLTAEILPAVESLQAYVWRRHVASTTGRNVGNPGEEVASRNLVVGFADIVGYTSLTRQLGARDLADLLERFESASTTVIGGHQGWVVKTVGDEVMFAVESPADAAEIALQLQERVLPDETDPELRVGLAMGPVLVRFGDLYGSVVNTAARLTGSARPGTVLIDEELADELAEAPDYYLKQLRPRRVRGIRRLEQFVLRRNRDA, translated from the coding sequence GTGACCTCGGAAGCACCGGAGAACGACGAGGCGGCAACGCCGGCGGAGATCTCACCGACCCTGCTCCGCGACGTCCAGGCCGATCTCGAGGAGTCGCTTCTGGGCGGGCCCCGCCGTTACACGCGGGCGGAGATCGCCGACGTCGCGGGTGTGTCCCTCGAGCGGGCGGACCGCCTGTGGGTGTCGATGGGTTTCGCGGTCGACATCGACCCGGACAGCGTCATGTTCACCGAGGGGGACGCCGCCGCGCTGCGGACCATGGCGTCGCTCGTCGACCGCGGGATCATCTCACCGGAGCGGGAGGTGGCGGCGGCCCGCGCGCTGGGTCAGTCGTTGTCGCGGCTCGCCGAGTGGCAGGTGTCGCTGATCAGTACGCACATCGTCGATCAGCTCGCGGGTTCGGCGGACAGCGACGAGCAGGAGATCCGGGAGCAGGTGCGGGGGCTCACCGCCGAGATCCTTCCGGCGGTCGAGTCGCTGCAGGCGTACGTGTGGCGCAGGCACGTCGCCTCGACCACCGGCCGCAACGTGGGCAATCCCGGCGAGGAGGTCGCGAGCCGCAACCTGGTGGTCGGGTTCGCGGACATCGTCGGGTACACGTCCCTGACGCGTCAACTCGGAGCGCGGGACCTCGCCGACCTGCTGGAACGCTTCGAGTCGGCGTCGACGACGGTGATCGGCGGGCATCAGGGGTGGGTGGTGAAGACGGTCGGCGACGAGGTGATGTTCGCCGTCGAATCGCCGGCCGATGCGGCGGAGATCGCCTTGCAACTCCAGGAGCGGGTCCTGCCGGACGAGACGGACCCCGAACTGCGGGTCGGTCTCGCGATGGGTCCGGTGCTCGTCCGGTTCGGCGACCTCTACGGTTCCGTCGTCAACACCGCGGCGCGACTCACCGGTTCGGCGCGTCCCGGCACGGTGCTGATCGACGAGGAACTCGCCGACGAACTCGCCGAGGCGCCCGATTACTACCTCAAACAGCTACGCCCACGACGCGTTCGAGGGATACGCAGGCTCGAACAGTTCGTGCTGCGCCGTAACCGGGACGCCTGA
- a CDS encoding DUF6319 family protein, translating to MPPRRRSGAAAPDHLTAENLETLAAAIAEGKRATVYLREAMPSLGLEAGASAKVISVQGNTVQIRPKGVDDELPFEAEELLMRRIPAPKPATAAASAPAAPVVHQEIEPGPPPAPRAPAKKTVAVPQPAAAAVPKPAAAPAKRTGRKVPAGVSVTIHAGADNDWSVTVAHGAKRPGKAVPVSPDAVERAVRELGEETAIEAVESIIVAARNLAAARVDELSRQLEDARKALEALGASD from the coding sequence ATGCCGCCCCGTAGACGTTCCGGCGCCGCCGCACCGGATCACCTGACCGCGGAGAATCTCGAGACCCTCGCTGCCGCGATCGCGGAAGGCAAGCGGGCCACCGTGTATCTGCGCGAGGCCATGCCCAGCCTCGGGCTCGAGGCCGGAGCCTCGGCGAAAGTCATCTCCGTGCAAGGCAATACGGTCCAGATTCGCCCCAAGGGCGTCGACGACGAGCTCCCCTTCGAAGCCGAGGAGCTTCTGATGAGACGAATTCCGGCGCCCAAGCCGGCGACCGCCGCCGCGTCCGCCCCCGCGGCGCCGGTCGTGCACCAGGAGATCGAACCCGGTCCGCCGCCCGCCCCCAGGGCGCCCGCGAAGAAGACCGTCGCGGTGCCGCAGCCGGCCGCCGCCGCGGTCCCGAAACCCGCCGCGGCACCGGCCAAACGCACCGGCAGGAAGGTGCCCGCGGGAGTGAGTGTCACCATCCACGCCGGCGCCGACAACGACTGGAGCGTCACCGTCGCGCACGGAGCCAAGCGCCCCGGCAAGGCCGTCCCCGTGTCTCCGGACGCCGTCGAGCGAGCGGTTCGGGAACTCGGCGAGGAGACTGCGATCGAGGCCGTCGAGTCGATCATCGTCGCGGCCCGCAACCTCGCCGCGGCCAGGGTCGACGAGCTGAGCCGGCAACTCGAGGACGCCCGCAAAGCGCTGGAGGCCCTCGGCGCGAGCGACTAG